GGCAGCGACGAAACTCACCTTTCTCTTCGGCATTTTACGCGTCAGTTATTCTCAACCAAGCTCGGGGAAATTGAGGTCAAACCCAAAGCGCCAAGGGAGGTGAATTTGAACTACCTCGAAATACTGGATCAATATCTAAGCACCTTCGATAATATGTTGATTATATGCACTCCCCAAAACTATGTACCTCACACAGCCATTGGGTAGAGGGGTCAAAATCCTGCGCTGTGCTGACTCCCGATTGGCTCGGCTGGTCTCTATGTAAATAAGATATTCGCGGACATTGGCCGACATTGGATAGAGTCAGCCTGTGATTGGCTAAGCGCGCTTTGTGCGCAGATCCCACTAGATGGCGAAGGCTGAGAGGGAAAGTGTAGACAGGCCAATAGAAGCGGGGCCTGCTCTCGGTGGATCTGGGTAATGTAGGAcgtgagaaagaaagagagagggagatcgatgtaaatgaaatgcaatggaacagaaaaaaaacggGCACAATCGACCATAAACGTTCTCCAGAAAAGCTCGTGGGCATTGTGTCTTGTGTCATTGtgggcatttaaaaaaaatatatatactggTAGAGCAAAGGCACCCACCCGTGTAGGACATGCTGAATAAGACAATGAACAGGCTGATGAACACACCTGCTCATGCCTGTTTTAATTTGAGTCACTAGGACacagtgtttttaataaaagcaagTCCACCAACATTCTGCATTCATTATGGACATGTTATTAATAAACAATGCttcagaaccaggacagaacTAACCAGGCtgttgttagttttgttttgttctttgtaaACAGGATGTCAAAATGGGACTTTTCTGTACTTCAAGCTTTTTTGCATGGAGTCGAGCCTTTTCGGATCTTTTGAGACACCTTTGCTCGGGCAATGGAGGCTCCTATTTCTGAAGTCGATTCTAATTTCTGGTTTGTCCAAATGATCAACTTTAGAACCAGGTGCAgaacaaattaaaattattttcctaTGCATAGAACCACTGTGTTTGCATGGTTTCGTGTagtttatttacacacacacataatgaatGTGAAATTCAGCATCTACAGTAGACAGCACAAAAGGATCAACCCAACAAAGCTACTGAAACTTATGATAGAGGACCCAGTTTTCTTCAGATAAAGTAGTGTTTGACAAACGGGCCAATTACAAGCTACAAATGACTCCTTTTGctgtgttaaaaacaataagtatttGATTTATTAGAAGGGCAACATGGGAAAATCTTTGGTGAGCAAATGTGTTTGTTATGCTAAATCAGCAAGAGGTTGTCATGACAACTATATGATTGTTTATGATAATAATAGCATTTGCTAATTCTTTgactgagaaagaaagaaagaaagaaaaagatctaAGTGATTAAGTCTTACTGTATCCTTTGGCCCAGGTTGTCATTGTAAATAAGAACTGGTTCTCTATTGACCTCCCTggttaaacaaaagtaaaaaaaaaaaaaaaaaaaaaaatcatgttcttGGATTGTAATGAGcgaagaaaatacaaaaaaattgaACTAATCATTTCAGTTTGCTTTATGACAAGGTCACCATACGAAGCTGATTCCAGGGAGGGTTTGCATTTGATAAATGTCCGAAAATCAGCTGTTGATCTGCTGCTGACCTACTCATGCATGTGTTTTCAAGCTTCTACTGTAATAGAGTTTTTCCAGGCCTCTCTAAGAAATCACAACTACAGctaatccagaatgctgctgtgGTCCTTATAAAGAccaagaaaggaaaaatatatCACTCTGATTCTTAGATTTTTACTCTGGCTTCTTGTCATCCAAAGAATTGATTTAAAAGTTTGCTACTGTACAGGGCGCTGAATGGTTCTgggttaaaatatatatatatatatatatattatctgcTGATACTTATTTTTGTCCAGAACCATTTGGTCCAGCCAATAGGAGCTTAAGATAATCTGGGTCAAGTTTTCTTTCCATCGTGAGAGTCTGAACCATACAAGGAGAATCAGTGTTTTTATACTCCTAATGTCTGGAACCAAAAAAACCTGAAATATGCTCTAAACATTTGTGCcgttaaaacttttttatttgccaCCATTTTTAGTGAAGCTGGGGTGTGTttcttttcagtctgttttcttgACTGTGTACATCGATGATGTTTGTTTGCGTTATGTGACTCActttgtcttcttctgtctGAATATTTCTTGCTATGTCTCATTGCGCAAGGTGTTTTACAGCAATTCCAAGGAAgacttgaataaaaaaatccagTAAGGTGATAGATaattaaaaaagtcaaataCATGCTTAAACTTTGATAATAACCAGAGGAATTATGTCATCTACCTGAGCAGCTCATTCTCACAGTATAATCAATCAATTTTGAGCTTCTGAACAATAAACATCCAGAACCTCTTCTACGAAACAAGGATTTTCCCAGTGATTTACAATATTCAAATGCATACACCCCAGCATATATCACactgttttaaacaaacaattACCATAAAAACACTGTGCAGAAGACAACAAAAGCTCCCTCTACACTCTTGGAGCAACAtgacaaaacacaaagaaacagagagagagatagaaatcTCACAATAGACAGAGCTTTCCTGCTCCCACAAACAAAGCCCACCTTTTCTACATAGATCTAAATACACAGTTGTTTTAAAAGTCAACCCAGAACACACAGGAGCAGGTAGCTTGATGGATGCTTCACTGTTCCAGTTCATACGGTCAGCTAAATGGTTGAAAAACGTGACAAAGAACTGTACATTTACATATACAGTACGAGAGGCACCGCTTCAAGTATACCAGCTGTCTTTCAGCTGGAGGTGTTTGGTGGTttgtcatctgtgtgtgtgtgtgagagtgtgtgtgtgtgtgtgtgttgtattttcTAATTCAGTGcaactaaaatatatttaacttaAAGAGCCAAAagactatctatctatctatctatctatctatctatctatctatctatctatctatctatctatctatctatctatctatctatctatctatctatctatctatctatctatctatctatgcaaatcttttaaaaatcaagtgttaatgtaaaaatatgtgagaaaaaaatgttaacctGGGTATACACAGCTCTTGTAAATACAGAATTGTTTGTTCTCTGTAGATTTCCTGATTTTTAACATTCAGATGATCAACTCTCGAGAATCAGTGAACTACAAATATACTAATAATACAAGATCAGGAGTTACCAGGTCTGATATGTGAGGCAAGCCATAGGGGACATTCATTTTGTAGCTAAATGCTAACAATAGTATGCTTAAATACTTACCGATGAACTTATCTGGAAGGACTAACAGATACAAGTATTCTTTTGTTCCTACTGTCATTTCTCTGAACAAATAgctctattttctgtttttatgtatttatcattGTCCTTTTgctatttattgttgtttctgtGCGATTGTTGCAGCGACTGATTGTTTTACTGCTTGCTGCTCATCAAGTAACCCCACGGGGATTATAAAGACTCTTTGAACCGTGAGCATCATTCAGAAAAATGAACTGAAACTCACCTTGAAGTTGGAGGAACCTCAACAGCCCCTACTTCAAAATCCAGCATGGCTGCCCAGTGCATAAAAAGTTTGGAAAATTCCAGTAATAAGCTGTTtattaacactttttttaagTGGTGCTAGCATTTGCAAAGTGTAAAGTAATGTGTTGTTATCATCTTGTATTACTAATAATAGTCAATCAGATTAGTGATGGTAGCAGTTTTCTGACCTACAACTGCAGCACTCTCAGCTCAGGTGTTACCATTCCCAGTTcccagtatttttttaaaacttgacaTCATATCCTACCCTGTCTGTCTTAAATTTAACCACGTGGTATCCTAACAGtgtaaaaagacacaaaattCTTCAAATGTGCTCAGAAGATCTGAAAAATATGCCAGAAAATGCctgatatttatatataaaccaCATgaacatgttgattttaacaaaaaacCCAGTGGAAATTACAACTTGATGACTGTGTAGTGTTGTAAGTGCAGAGCGAGTGCGATAtccttttatttgtaaaatccACAAATTTTTGCATTTCATTCCTCTAATGCTCTTCAGAAATGTTAGGGGGATGTAGGGAGATTCAGGGCTAGTAAAAAAGGATAGATTTGAAAGGATTTGTATGGTTCTCTCTTTATAATGCCTAACGCATCTAGATTGGACAATAAAAGAATTGTTGTGGACAGACCAATCAGTATTCCATATCTTTTTTGGAAGAAATGGATGACACATGGTCTGAATCAAAGCCACAAAGAGACATTCAGACTGTTGTCAGCAATAAGTCCAAAAATCTGGCTGTATGATAGTAAAGTTGTATTAGTTCTCTtggaaaaactttatttgtaagaCGCTTGGGGCCTAAAACACATGACAGATCTTAAGTTTATACTGTTTATAAGGTAATAAAAGTATGGTAAAAAATGTCAGGCTTTGAATAATTTATTAGACACCAAATACTCAACTGTGAGCAACATACACAAGTCACATGAGTTATACTCTGATAAATAGGAATCAGACCCATCTTTGTTAAggcataatttaattttaaccaattttggaaaaacaaaaaagcaacagaTATAACAGGACTGTTActcaattagatttttttttttatttattttttttgccttttctgtatttgttctgTAATTTTTCACCCACTTCTTAGATGTCTACATGAGCTCAATAATGCTCCAATGAGCCATTGCTACACCAAAGCTTTCAAGTCTTGTTCTctgagtaaataaaatattgatttttgaCCTTTTGGACAGCAGATGACattatacactcactggccactttataaGTTCCACCagttcaattgcttgttaacacagatagctaatcagccaaccATATGGCAGTGACTTAATGCATTTAGACATGTTCaagaagttcaaactgagcatcaaaatAGGGAAAAAGGTTATTTAAGTTCCTTTGAACATGACATGCCAAATGGTGCCCAAATCTACAGCAACTGTGAGATGCTATTAAATCAAAATGGTCCAAAATCTCTAAAGAATGTTTCCAAcaacttgttgaatctatgccattTAGAATTAGGGCACTTCTTAGCAGATGCAAAAGCAGGTTCAACCTGGTATTAGCAatgtggacctaataaagtggccagtgagacAAATTCCAGTTAACATGAGCTCACACATACATTGTACCTGAATGAAGTGGCATTTTATcaaataattgcaataaaagGTTATTGTCCAGGATGTCGCAGCAGAAAAAGGACAGATTTTAATTAATCTGATATTAATAAATTTAGCTGCTGATGAGTTTTGTAAACAAAGCTACCGATTGTATTAAACTTTAAGAAGTGTTGAAAAATTGATCAGCTCTAAATAGGagatatataattatttatttatgcatagCTGAGATGGAAATTCGTCTAATCCCTCAGACTGCCGCAACATTATTGAGCTGTCATTTGTCTCAAACGCAATGTTAGGACACAAAAAGGGTAGcctacattttaaaatctattagACAGGCTTTGACTGACACCTTGTGGacagtttttgtcatgattatgAGGGTATTTTTAACTGTCATTGTTTGAACATCATGGAAAACTGATTAAGAGCTTGAAGCCACACTTCACTCTAattttactccttttttttaaatgttaatttttagCCAAGAAAATTAGTGTAAATTAAACACAACTATACTTGTCATACACTAAGATGTCTGTTGTGCTTGTTCATCCTCCCCCTTTATCTCGTGCTCCCACCCATCACTTCCACCCATCCACATTACGTCATTGAGACCCAAGCACTTGCTTTGGAGCGGTGCAGCTCCTCATGAGACGGAGCATGCACCTGCAGAAAGGGAACACAGCTCAGAGCATTTGTTTTCACATGATTCCGCTCAGGTCTGATGATGACTTAAAATAAACTGGCATAAAGGGCCCAAACACTACAGGTTGAAAGGCGGGACTTCCTCCGAGCACAACCGAAACCGGTCCGGGCTGTTTATCTCTCCGCGTGAAGCAGCGCAGGGATCGAGCCAATAGTGTTGGGTTTGATTACAAGGTAAGCTTGTTGACAGCTGCTCAGTATAATGCATGTTGAATTCGTgcatttgtgttgctttttaaaattaatttattacgAGTATAATAATCTTTGAATAAAGCTGCAGCCGCTGATCTGTGTGAGCTGGACTCGCTGCTGTTCGTGGATGTTGTTGCAGGCAGAACTGCGCCTTTTAGCTGTTAGCACTGCAGCACAGATGCAAAAACAGCGTCTGCTTCCtcattaatgtgtttctcataTGAATGTTATTTTAGTTAATGTGGAATCGTGTCGCTCTCACTGGTGCATTGCAGCCGGTGTAACCTTAGTTTGACAAATTCCCAATGACATCATTGCTGTACTCTATTTAACGATGGTGCGTTCACGTACCAAATTCCTGCCATAAGGTTAGATTCTGGATGTTAATTAAATGTCACTAAAAGACCAAATGttacttctttttaatttaaatatttctaactCATGCTTCATTGTCATGTCCAGGCTACAGCAGCaacaaattttattatttattattcagcttggtttatttttaatcaataattATGTGATGCAAGCCCCCAAAGCCCAACGAAGTATATTTTAGCTCCTCATGTGTTGTGAATAAAAGTTTCAGAATTTCTTCAAAGTACTTATCACCTTATAGATGCATAGTTTGTTGAAAATATCCTGTTAATGAGTAGTGTGATGAAATATATATGGACAACTTATCAAATAATTAGGATGCTTTACTTTGATCAAATGATTGAATATCTCATTTGAAAACTATGGTGAGGGGTGCTGCAGTGGACATTGTTTTCCtattttctgattatttaagtaaaatcaattttatttgagTAACTAATCCTGAGAGTAAtaccacacaaaaaaaaaacaaaaaaaaaaaaaaaaaaaactgggacaTTGTGAAATGTAAACCTGAATGAGATTAGATTTAAAGTGTAAAAGAAATGGTGTGTAGCATATGAATGACAATTTATGCAGTGAGTGCTCAACATTGTTTTTGGAGATGTGCATTGGGGAAACTGGTTAAATTTATGTATATTCTGAAGGTGGCATGGGTCAGTATTCCCATTGCTTGTATCCATTTTTAGTGGACATATTTAAATACCAAATGCATCAAATGGTTTCTTATTCAGTCTGGGTTGATAAAAGAGGATAATTTTGAGTTGCCATAGTTAAAGAATTGGGTAAATGTGGTAGTAGGTATCATGTGGGATTCTGTGTTTGGTCAGCTGATTGGTTTATGTGAAAGGAGtcacacaaagacacataaaggtttgtttaatattagaataataataatgaataatcaTTCTCtgagaagaaagtaaaaaatagaAGTTGCATTTTCTAGTttgaatgttaaatgttaaacataCTACTGAGCATTATTCTGCATAAACTTCATTAGCTTATTTAATTCAGCATAACTACTGATGAGAATTTTCTGTTAATGGCAAAGCAAAACACCATAGCAAAAGAATTTCTACTTCTTATTTTTACGGTACAGCCAATGCAACATTATGTGAAGTTTAAAGTGGATGAAGAATCTTAATAATTTCTACTCTGACCTTCAAATCTTAACTGCTCCCCAAATGAGATATTTTCATACCAAGGCAGCACAAACATGCCTTGCTTGTGTTTTCTGACTTCATAATGGCTCCAAACATCAAAATATTTACTCTCAAGCAAAGCAAAAGTGATGTTTTTAAATCCTTCCCTTAATTATACCTTCACAGATGTGCAAGTAAGCAATGCCGTGTGCACTAATGTTTCCCCGAAACCATCAGGGGATGATTGCTTTTGAACTGTGTGTTGATAAGAATCTGGATGGCCCCACCCTTATTGAGCtggttttgtgtctgttttttgcAGGTTGGATCATTACACATCACACCATGCTGGGCTGCTCACAACATAGAAGCTGTCGTCCTATTTTTTGCCTCTGGGTGTTGCTTCTGCCCCTGGTCTCCTCACATCGTCTGAACCACCGAACCAAGCTGCTGCTCGTGTCCTTCGATGGCTTCCGCTGGGACTACATTGACCGTGTCCCGACACCTAACTTCCGTAGCATCATGGATGAGGGGGTGAAGGTGGAGTACGTGGAGAATGCTTACATTACTAAAACCTTCCCCAATCATTACAGTTTGGTGACGGGGCTGAATGCTGAGACACATGGCATCGTGGCCAATGAGATGTACGACCCTGCTCTAAACCTGTCCTTTTCTATGGAGACGGACAGCATTTATGATTCAAGGTGGTGGGATGAGGCTGTGCCTCTCTGGGTGACCATTCAGAAAGCAGGAGGGCGGAGCGGAGCAGCAATGTGGCCGGGGTCTGATGTGAAGATCCATGGCATGTTTCCCTCTCAGTACCTTGAATACAATGCCTCCGTGTCTTTCGAAACCAGGGTGCAGCGGATTATTGAGTGGTTTTCTGCTCCCAATGGAGAAGCGGTGGATTTTGGAGTTCTTTATTGGGAGGAGCCGGATGAAAGTGGACACTTGCTGGGACCTCAAAGCCCCCTCATGGATGAGGTAATTGCGGGAATTGATGAGAAGCTCGGTTTTCTCATGAATGAGCTGAAGAAGGCTGGGTTGTTTGAGAAAGTAAACCTTATTGTGACCAGTGACCACGGGATGGCACAGCTTTCCCCCGAAAAGATCATAGAACTAGATGAGTATGTGGACAGAGACTTGTACACCTGGGTGGATAAGAGTCCAGTGGTTGGAATCCTGCCCAAAGAAGGTAATGGGGGAAATATTTTGGAAAATTAATTACTTAAAGTTCTAATAATGGACCGCTGACTTTAGCTCCATATTAATGGCAGAAATGAGCAAAGCCTTATTTATTACCTATTTTTCTggcaatatacaaataaattaaagctgGCTGAAGAATTTTGGACATTAACCATAAGGTTTTGAAAGTGTGCAGCTTCTCATGTCTTCTATCTTGTAGGAAAGCTGGATGAAGTGTATGGTCTGCTCATGGatgcaaacccaaacatgattgCATACAAGAAGGAGAACATCCCCGAACGCTTTCATTATCAACACAATATCAGGATCATGCCCATCCTCTTAGAAGCCAAGGAGGGCTGGACCATCATGCAGAACAGGACCGGACATTTCATGTGTAAGTTTTCAGGCCCCATATGTTATTCTGGTCTGTGGCTCGGCAGCTTTGTCTGTTCTAAAAATAGCTTAGCTGAAGGTTTATTTTAGTCCTCAAATCtgaaaaaatgtgtctttttttttttttttgcattgactAGAAATGCACTTCTCTTTTCTTAGTTTTATAGAGATCAGGGGCTTATTTTCACATCTGAAGCTTCAGAGTATCTATCAGAGAGACTGTGTTTCTTAATTATTTCTCCCTGGTTGAAAGCTTGTTAATAAGTAAAATTAGCAGATGTAGTCTGCAGCTGGAAGGAGATCATTATCTCTGATAACGTAATGCAAGGTTTAGCTATATTTTCTTGAGGCAgttttttttggtctttctgtttaaatgtgaaGTTTGATCTTAATGAGATCATAGCTGTTAGTGTCTTGTTATTTTTCAGTGGTTTAAGGATTATTGTTGGACAGATAATAATTTAGATCTACATGAATTTAGTAGAGAAATGCAGCTAAATATGGAAGTATTTAAAGGTAGGCACTTTTTGTGGTATTACAGTTAAATTCAGAGAAAGACTTTATGAATTACAGCTGTAATTATGTAGTGATAATTTGGATCCATTCTTATGTTTCTCTCTTAAATTGCATTTAAAGTCCTGCTTTGAACCTGTGTAGGATTTGTAGTAAAAGTTTATTAAGCTGATTTTAAATGGTAGAATCCGACTATTGACTGATTCATAGCACTTTTTATTCAATACAGGGATCCACATGCCAAAAATTACATCATTAATGTTCTAATCAGATTCCATTTAATACTGATTCATCTTTAAACCCTTAGGATACTATCTTTTGCTGATATCCATTGGCTCTTAAGGTTCAGGCATTGACCCATTGGTCCAGTGGTTCATTGCCTTTGAAGGATTTTCTATATGTTTGTAAAGGtgaaaataaaggaaagaaattattttaggaatatattaactgtttttttttcctttcagtggGAAACCATGGCTATGATAACACTTTACGGAACATGCAGCCTGTGTTTGTGGCCCGTGGTCCGGCCTTTCGGCAGAATTATGTCAAGGACTCCATTCGCTCCGTTGACCTTTACCCTCTCATGTGCCACATCCTGTCTATTCAGCCTCTACCAAACAACGGCTCCCTCCTTAACATTCAGGACCTCCTGTCCTCAGAGCCAACTGCTGCCACGCCCACTCCATCCCATTCACCTATTCCTCCTAACGTCAATGGATACTCCTACGCTCCGGTCGTGGGTTCATTCATCGGTGTGGTTATGGTTCTGTGCTTCCTGGTGGTCTATATCATACTGGTGACTCTCAAACAGCGACCTGTGCCGAAACACAGAAGCTGGGAGATGTCACAGCCTTTACTGCAAGAGGACCTTCATCTGTAGCCGAAGGAACAAAATGGATGGCGGATATAAAAGAAGAGGAGGTATTGCTCCCCAAGGTACTGCACTGTCCAGAAGCAACTCCTCCCTTACACTATTAAATGCAGTTGAGCTGCTCTTTTTATTGATCGGAGATGAAAGGAGTCTAATCAAGCCTCCTAATCATGTGTAGCGATACGTAATTATCACGTGTAAGGAAAGATTTGTAGGGTTTGCTTCTGGTGCAGGCttaatcaaaataataaacCTTAACAAGGGTTTTTTTAGTGGCTTTGCTTTGATTGTGAATTTTGCCTCATCATTTCAGCATTTACATTGTCACTTAAGAAATGGAGATTCTATCCTGTGATTGTGACAAGTATAAACTGGTGGCCAAAACTACGACTTATCAAGGTGTCAGTATGCTCCAAAAAAATCCTTGTTGACCCTTTTGTAGAGGTCCATGTGCAGTAAAATTTTTCCTATATGTGGTTACCCCACAACAGCGAGTGTCAGATCTTTTTATGGCTGTTTGGACAGCTTCATAGCAAGCTGAATGATGGTCTGacgtgttgtgctgaacaaatttgtttttccaAGAGGCGCTTTTATGGATATAAAGATTCTCTTGAAACttaagtattatttattattataaattgcTTTTTGCTGAATTTATatattaatgctggacctgagCGATGGGGTGAAAAAACGGAGagtgaacaaaagaaaaaaggagagtaaAAAGTGGAGAGACCGCACTTTTCGACCTCATTCCTTAGGTGCCCATGCTCTGAGCCGATtggatttgaaaataaaaagattttttccaCTAAACAAATAGGTTGAACTTTCACTTATTTCACTTTAACCATCCTCTTAAATCAGTTCCTGAAAAGATTTTAGGTGACAAGGGAGCTCATGAtgttattttcatctcatgttTTCACTCTATCATCCGCTACAAAGAGCAAATAAGCTCTTCTAGCTGTACTGCATGCTTTGCATCTGCACATGCATCAAATGCAAAtcacagttttgatcataataTATCAGTTTAATGGATTGATTGTTTGGCAGCCTTAAAAATTTCAcccataaatttttttttaatttgatatgACTTTATTCAGTGGCAAGTGATTGTTATTAGACAATATTTCATTCTGATTCAGCACAGTCAACTTCTTTTTGTATCAAAtgacaaaaagcagctgaaatatCATTGCACAGTTTTATTCCTGGGCTACTGACTTACTCCACTAATGTTCATCTGCTGTCAGTGTTTGATTTCCGGAGAACATGATCGAAAGTTAACAAAGGCTGTTTTGGGGCATACCGACACCTTCGCACCCTGACGGCAGCAGTCAGTTTGATTTAATCGACATTTTCAAATCTATGCAAAACAGATTTGTGTGTCACGAAATCAAGAAGGACCAAAGTCGTGTTAGAATTTCCCACCACTTGTTCTTCTTGTGGTCTGAGCACCGAATAAGATGTTACTTTAATCTATAAATGCTGTGATTATTCTGAAGCATTCAATCGCCTCTTGAAGTTTCAGGAAAACGGCCGCTGTTACTGTTACTTTTGAATGTTAACCTGAAAGAAGATCTTCGATTATAAGATTCACTCGATGTCAGGCTACTTCTTGTGTGTGTAGTTCATTTCATGAGCTAAATCACATCACTACCTTGCTCTTCATTAGTCTGCTACCATTTGCCTTtaaacttaacagaaaacacatcTTGAAAGACTCCATTTGTTCGTGTGTCAGTCTGTTTATGTAGCCTTTTTTCTGTATAGATGACTGCTCACTGCCCTACTATTCATGTGTTGACTGTCATAACCATTGCCATATTGTTGGTGAAATGTGAAGTGCAATTGCTATTGGTCAGTATATTGTCTTAGAGATTTTAGGTTTTATCGTTGTTTGGTtgagaagatttttttaatggcaCGACTTGCAAGAACTGATCCCCTAATTTGCACTACAGGACTGAAATGGTGGCGGACGAAGGGGCAGTCGTTGGATAGTTATAGAACATGTAGCTTCTAATTTGCACTCCATTATTTTTAGTTGCTATTTGAAATAACTAAAAGAAATAGAGGTTGGTGCCTCTTGCttataagcttttttttttttaattagtataATTATAGAATGAAATAGAAGATGTTAAATCcaaatgaattaattttttcAGCACCTTATTgactaaaaaagaaagaattggtttaattttctctgttttgcttttttgatGCATTAAGTGAAACTCATGGCCAAAAATGAAATGACAGACATCACTGTGAAATATACTTTTTAAGAGATTGAAATTCATAAATTCAAAAGGTTTATAAAGAAATTGCTAATTTtctgatcattttaaatgttttagtaaaaaaaaatgtgttgtctGATAATTTCCCCAGACttggtaaataaaatatatccaGACTATATTTCAATatcattcttttaaaatagtttgaaaagaataaatatcAGTTTTATTATAATTGCCTTGGATTTGAAATGTGGATGTTTAATATGACTGACAAATTCACTATATTTGCCATGTTGGTGCAATTAAAGAGTCTTCTGAAAA
The sequence above is drawn from the Melanotaenia boesemani isolate fMelBoe1 chromosome 22, fMelBoe1.pri, whole genome shotgun sequence genome and encodes:
- the enpp5 gene encoding ectonucleotide pyrophosphatase/phosphodiesterase family member 5, whose protein sequence is MLGCSQHRSCRPIFCLWVLLLPLVSSHRLNHRTKLLLVSFDGFRWDYIDRVPTPNFRSIMDEGVKVEYVENAYITKTFPNHYSLVTGLNAETHGIVANEMYDPALNLSFSMETDSIYDSRWWDEAVPLWVTIQKAGGRSGAAMWPGSDVKIHGMFPSQYLEYNASVSFETRVQRIIEWFSAPNGEAVDFGVLYWEEPDESGHLLGPQSPLMDEVIAGIDEKLGFLMNELKKAGLFEKVNLIVTSDHGMAQLSPEKIIELDEYVDRDLYTWVDKSPVVGILPKEGKLDEVYGLLMDANPNMIAYKKENIPERFHYQHNIRIMPILLEAKEGWTIMQNRTGHFMLGNHGYDNTLRNMQPVFVARGPAFRQNYVKDSIRSVDLYPLMCHILSIQPLPNNGSLLNIQDLLSSEPTAATPTPSHSPIPPNVNGYSYAPVVGSFIGVVMVLCFLVVYIILVTLKQRPVPKHRSWEMSQPLLQEDLHL